The following are encoded together in the Actinobacillus lignieresii genome:
- a CDS encoding DUF805 domain-containing protein has translation MEWCIYAVRNTFNYQGRAKRTEFIWFILIYELSDWVIALIAKLAFALRLAHLSDDLHILNSLLDILLLLPMSSVTVRRLHDLGYSGWWQSYLLTMNIVAMILTYLIPKHSLNAMLDTKFGTFWSLLLVIYFIQIIFLIFKRGQAFTNRYGKQSHS, from the coding sequence ATGGAGTGGTGTATTTATGCGGTACGTAATACCTTTAATTATCAGGGGAGAGCGAAACGAACCGAGTTTATTTGGTTTATTTTAATTTACGAATTAAGCGATTGGGTTATTGCATTGATTGCCAAGCTTGCTTTTGCTTTACGTTTAGCGCACCTTTCCGACGATTTGCATATTTTAAATAGTCTTTTAGATATTTTATTATTGCTGCCGATGTCCAGCGTAACGGTAAGACGGCTTCATGATTTAGGCTATTCCGGCTGGTGGCAATCCTATTTATTGACGATGAATATCGTAGCTATGATACTAACTTATCTCATACCTAAACATAGCTTGAATGCTATGTTAGATACCAAATTCGGTACGTTTTGGTCACTGCTTTTGGTCATTTATTTTATACAAATCATTTTCTTAATATTTAAGCGAGGCCAAGCGTTTACCAATCGCTACGGCAAGCAATCGCATAGTTAA
- a CDS encoding ABC transporter ATP-binding protein, which translates to MALLRIENVGVKTTTGLTLVEPISLTLEQGKNITILGETGSGKSLLIQAIMGALPKELEASGQIFVENGKTENTQLESLWGKTLVMLPQEPRRSLDPIMTIGKQLWESFTFVAKKDKQAAKNEGKKTLEHLGLKAWETAYPHQLSGGMAQRASFAIATAAGGKILLADEPTKGLDPKSKANVIQLLKQAYQQQGGLLTITHDIDVAEQLGGEILVMKKGQLLEKGAAETLLADPQHPYTKALISADPIHWQAVENSQNFAKNQPLVSVKNLSVARGKRTLFSGLSFDLHQGEILGVVGHSGIGKSTLADVLCGLLKPKSGEVIWHSRQHKKHQVLKLYQDPPEAFAPTVSLQTLLDDVINKHKLDRSQIPTLLQQLALAPEILARNAENVSGGELQRVAILRALLLEPVLLFADEVTSRLDPITQKETIELLINQCRQRKCALVIVSHDPYLIEKSCDKVIDLTQFV; encoded by the coding sequence ATGGCACTGCTACGAATTGAAAATGTTGGGGTAAAAACCACTACAGGTTTAACTTTAGTTGAGCCGATAAGTTTAACGCTAGAACAAGGTAAAAATATCACGATTCTCGGTGAAACCGGCTCAGGGAAAAGCCTGCTGATTCAAGCGATTATGGGTGCTTTACCGAAAGAGTTGGAAGCAAGCGGTCAAATTTTTGTAGAAAATGGCAAAACCGAGAACACACAGCTCGAATCGCTTTGGGGTAAAACGTTGGTAATGTTGCCGCAAGAACCTCGTCGTTCTCTTGACCCGATTATGACGATAGGTAAACAGCTTTGGGAAAGTTTTACTTTTGTTGCTAAAAAAGATAAACAAGCGGCAAAAAATGAGGGTAAAAAAACCCTTGAGCATTTAGGTTTAAAAGCATGGGAAACCGCCTATCCGCACCAACTCTCCGGCGGTATGGCTCAACGCGCTTCTTTTGCTATCGCTACCGCTGCCGGCGGTAAAATTTTGTTAGCAGATGAACCGACCAAAGGGCTTGATCCGAAAAGCAAGGCAAATGTGATTCAATTACTCAAACAGGCTTATCAGCAACAAGGCGGTTTGCTTACCATCACGCACGATATTGACGTTGCCGAACAATTAGGCGGCGAAATCTTAGTGATGAAAAAGGGCCAATTACTAGAAAAAGGTGCAGCAGAGACATTGCTTGCCGACCCGCAGCATCCATATACAAAAGCCTTGATTTCCGCCGATCCGATACATTGGCAAGCGGTCGAAAATTCGCAAAATTTTGCAAAAAATCAACCGCTTGTTTCGGTGAAAAACCTGAGTGTTGCACGAGGTAAACGCACACTTTTCAGCGGACTTTCATTTGACTTACACCAAGGCGAAATCCTAGGCGTTGTCGGACACAGCGGTATCGGCAAAAGTACGCTCGCTGATGTGTTATGCGGTTTGCTTAAGCCTAAATCGGGCGAGGTAATCTGGCACAGCCGGCAACATAAAAAACATCAGGTGCTAAAACTATACCAAGATCCACCGGAAGCATTTGCGCCGACCGTCAGCTTACAAACACTTTTGGATGATGTGATTAATAAACATAAGTTAGATCGTTCGCAAATTCCAACTTTACTGCAACAGCTAGCACTTGCTCCGGAAATTCTCGCCCGTAATGCGGAAAACGTCTCAGGCGGAGAATTACAACGGGTTGCGATCTTACGTGCATTATTGCTTGAGCCGGTATTACTTTTTGCCGATGAAGTCACTTCTCGCTTAGATCCGATCACGCAAAAAGAAACGATTGAGTTATTAATCAATCAATGTCGCCAACGTAAATGTGCATTAGTGATTGTGAGTCATGATCCCTATTTGATTGAGAAAAGC
- a CDS encoding ABC transporter permease has product MNKMTFSQKIGAIILTILLAFAFLQPYFYPMDIGFQDLGNMLAKPDEFAWLGTDHLGRDMLARLASAIRLSFGLSLFSVFCALIAGLVFGILAGFFGGWLDRLFSFICDLVMALPGLLLILLFASLSPGSFWTLYLGIALVMWVEFFRVIRAVSQTLASSAEIESSRLMGMGLVYSFKRHLLPRLLPLIVTLSAFSLGNAILALATLGFVNVGLRPPTAELGLMMTELFPYYYEAPWVFMQPVIAVFLMVLSLQLLSGRVK; this is encoded by the coding sequence ATGAATAAAATGACATTTAGCCAAAAAATAGGGGCGATAATTCTTACTATATTACTCGCTTTTGCCTTTTTACAGCCTTATTTTTACCCGATGGATATTGGCTTCCAAGATCTTGGTAATATGCTTGCTAAACCTGATGAGTTTGCTTGGCTCGGCACCGATCATCTCGGTAGAGATATGCTTGCTCGCCTTGCTTCGGCGATTCGTTTATCATTCGGTCTATCGCTATTTAGTGTATTTTGTGCATTAATTGCCGGACTAGTATTTGGTATTCTAGCCGGCTTTTTCGGTGGATGGCTTGACCGACTATTTAGCTTTATCTGCGATTTGGTGATGGCGTTACCCGGATTGTTATTGATTCTACTCTTTGCCTCATTATCACCGGGATCATTTTGGACACTCTATTTAGGTATCGCTTTGGTAATGTGGGTAGAGTTTTTCCGTGTAATTCGAGCAGTCAGCCAAACACTTGCTTCCAGTGCTGAAATCGAATCTTCTCGCTTAATGGGCATGGGATTAGTTTATAGCTTTAAACGTCATCTTTTACCCCGTTTGCTACCGCTTATTGTAACCTTAAGTGCCTTCTCGCTCGGTAATGCAATTCTGGCATTAGCCACTCTCGGATTTGTAAATGTGGGCCTACGTCCACCTACAGCCGAATTAGGTTTAATGATGACCGAATTATTTCCTTACTACTATGAAGCCCCTTGGGTCTTTATGCAGCCGGTCATTGCAGTCTTTTTAATGGTACTTAGCCTTCAACTGTTATCCGGGAGAGTAAAATAA
- a CDS encoding ABC transporter substrate-binding protein, whose translation MKKWLLPLLATTLFIVGCEDKSVTQNNPQNNKESEVKNLKNNELTQVTVIAPWELNSLHPTQSGVIFQRMNLAETLVEANEKGELIPGLATEWQSNEDATEWTFTLRDATFHNGEKVNAQTVAKNLNLLMAQPSILQKAFIQEISALGDNQVKFKLTKSFVPFPSFLTHYSTIILADEAFNEKNEVVKLIGTGAFKATKVEAPQKIEAVRFEQYWGEKPKVLHANYLASSRSETRVLMAQSDASSLVFNLDTASVARLKTDPNLTVTSGSIARTIQMKMDAAKPFFKDLTIRQALSQAINRKAIAEQVLKIKDGAADQILPKAFADWRVENKDESVDIAKIKQNLTAAGYQFNSEGKLTDKEGKPFSFTLRTFSDRPELPIIATILQAQWREIGIDVNVSVGNSSEIPAGHKDGSLEMALYALNYGKTIDPFGVIVQDYAKGGSDWGVMNWSNEQLAQTLEKIETERDPQKAKQLKQTVSRIIHDELPIIPIVYYQQNVATHNEMKGVTLDTFERRFFLEKLTK comes from the coding sequence ATGAAAAAATGGCTACTTCCGTTACTGGCAACCACATTATTTATCGTAGGTTGCGAAGATAAATCCGTTACACAAAACAATCCGCAAAATAATAAAGAAAGCGAAGTTAAAAACTTAAAAAACAACGAATTAACTCAAGTCACCGTAATTGCGCCTTGGGAGCTAAACAGTTTGCATCCGACTCAATCCGGCGTTATTTTCCAACGAATGAACTTAGCCGAAACTTTAGTTGAAGCGAATGAAAAAGGCGAATTGATTCCGGGATTGGCAACAGAATGGCAAAGTAATGAAGACGCAACCGAGTGGACTTTTACTCTACGTGATGCAACCTTCCATAACGGTGAAAAAGTAAATGCGCAAACCGTAGCCAAAAATCTCAATTTATTAATGGCGCAACCGAGCATTCTACAAAAAGCCTTTATCCAAGAGATCAGTGCATTAGGGGACAACCAAGTTAAATTTAAACTCACGAAATCGTTCGTACCCTTCCCATCTTTTTTAACGCACTATTCCACCATTATTTTAGCGGACGAAGCATTTAATGAAAAAAACGAAGTGGTAAAATTAATCGGTACCGGTGCTTTTAAAGCGACCAAAGTCGAAGCACCGCAAAAAATTGAAGCGGTTCGTTTTGAGCAATACTGGGGAGAAAAACCGAAGGTCCTTCATGCAAATTATTTAGCCAGCAGCCGTAGTGAAACTCGTGTATTAATGGCACAAAGCGATGCAAGTTCATTAGTATTTAATTTAGATACCGCCAGTGTCGCACGTTTAAAAACCGATCCGAATTTAACTGTTACCAGCGGTTCTATCGCTCGTACGATTCAAATGAAGATGGATGCGGCTAAACCGTTCTTTAAAGATTTAACAATTCGCCAAGCACTTTCACAGGCAATTAACCGTAAGGCGATTGCCGAACAAGTGTTAAAAATTAAAGACGGTGCGGCGGATCAAATCTTACCGAAAGCCTTTGCCGATTGGCGTGTGGAAAATAAAGACGAAAGCGTTGATATTGCAAAAATCAAACAAAATTTAACCGCTGCCGGATATCAATTCAATAGCGAAGGCAAATTAACCGATAAAGAAGGAAAGCCGTTCAGCTTTACCTTAAGAACCTTCTCGGATCGTCCGGAATTACCGATTATTGCGACTATTCTCCAAGCACAATGGCGAGAGATTGGTATTGATGTCAATGTTTCTGTCGGCAATTCGAGTGAAATTCCTGCCGGTCATAAAGACGGTAGCTTAGAAATGGCACTCTATGCGTTGAACTATGGTAAAACCATCGATCCGTTCGGTGTAATCGTACAGGATTATGCCAAAGGCGGCAGCGACTGGGGTGTAATGAACTGGAGCAATGAACAATTAGCACAAACGTTAGAGAAAATCGAAACGGAACGTGATCCGCAAAAAGCTAAGCAGTTAAAACAAACGGTTAGCCGAATCATTCATGATGAATTACCGATTATTCCAATTGTGTATTATCAGCAAAATGTCGCAACACATAATGAGATGAAAGGCGTTACGCTAGATACATTCGAAAGAAGATTCTTTTTAGAAAAACTCACAAAATAA
- the prfC gene encoding peptide chain release factor 3: protein MSYPQEVNKRRTFAIISHPDAGKTTITEKVLLYGNAIQTAGSVKGKGSSAHAKSDWMEMEKQRGISITTSVMQFPYNDCLVNLLDTPGHEDFSEDTYRTLTAVDSCLMVIDSAKGVEERTIKLMEVTRLRDTPILTFMNKLDRDIRDPMELLDEVESVLKIRCAPITWPIGCGKLFKGVYHIAKDETYLYQSGQGSTIQEVRIVKGLNSPELDAAVGDDLANQLREELELVQGASNEFDHDAFINGELTPVFFGTALGNFGVDHFLDGLTEWAPKPQARQTDVRTVESSEEKFSGFVFKIQANMDPKHRDRVAFMRVVSGKYEKGMKLKHVRIGKDVVISDALTFMAGDRSHAEEAYAGDIIGLHNHGTIQIGDTFTQGEVMKFTGIPNFAPELFRRIRLKDPLKQKQLLKGLVQLSEEGAVQVFRPLMNNDLIVGAVGVLQFDVVVSRLKTEYNVEAIYEAVNVATARWVECTDTKKFEEFKRKNEQNLALDGGDNLTYIAPTMVNLNLAQERYPDVNFFKTREH, encoded by the coding sequence ATGTCATATCCACAAGAAGTCAATAAACGTCGCACCTTTGCGATTATTTCTCACCCCGATGCGGGTAAAACCACGATTACCGAAAAAGTTTTACTTTACGGAAATGCGATCCAAACCGCCGGTTCGGTAAAAGGCAAAGGCTCGAGCGCACACGCAAAATCCGACTGGATGGAAATGGAAAAACAACGTGGTATCTCTATTACAACGTCCGTAATGCAATTTCCTTACAATGATTGTTTGGTTAATTTATTAGATACCCCCGGACACGAGGACTTCTCCGAAGATACTTACCGCACATTGACTGCGGTAGATAGCTGCTTAATGGTTATCGACAGTGCAAAAGGTGTTGAGGAACGTACGATCAAATTAATGGAAGTGACTCGTCTGCGTGATACGCCGATCTTAACTTTTATGAACAAACTCGACCGTGATATCCGTGATCCGATGGAGTTACTAGATGAAGTTGAAAGCGTATTAAAAATTCGTTGTGCGCCGATTACATGGCCGATCGGCTGCGGAAAATTATTTAAAGGCGTCTATCATATTGCCAAAGACGAAACCTATCTTTACCAATCCGGTCAAGGCTCAACCATTCAAGAAGTACGTATTGTTAAAGGCTTAAATAGCCCTGAACTTGATGCCGCAGTCGGCGATGATTTAGCAAACCAGTTACGTGAAGAATTAGAATTAGTGCAAGGTGCGTCAAACGAGTTTGATCACGACGCATTTATTAACGGCGAACTCACACCGGTATTTTTTGGTACTGCATTAGGTAACTTCGGTGTCGATCATTTCTTAGACGGTTTAACCGAATGGGCGCCAAAACCGCAAGCACGTCAAACCGATGTGCGTACGGTCGAATCGAGTGAAGAAAAATTCTCAGGTTTCGTATTTAAGATCCAAGCGAATATGGATCCAAAACACCGTGACCGAGTGGCATTTATGCGCGTTGTTTCAGGCAAATACGAAAAAGGTATGAAACTAAAACACGTGCGTATCGGTAAAGATGTGGTGATTTCCGATGCCTTAACCTTTATGGCGGGCGACCGTTCACACGCTGAAGAAGCTTACGCCGGCGATATTATCGGTTTACATAACCACGGCACGATCCAAATCGGCGATACTTTCACCCAAGGTGAAGTGATGAAATTTACCGGTATTCCGAACTTTGCGCCGGAACTATTCCGCCGTATTCGTTTGAAAGACCCGCTCAAGCAAAAACAATTGTTAAAAGGTTTAGTTCAGCTTTCGGAAGAAGGTGCGGTACAGGTGTTCCGTCCGTTAATGAACAATGACTTGATCGTCGGTGCGGTCGGTGTACTCCAGTTTGACGTGGTAGTTTCTCGTCTGAAAACCGAATATAACGTGGAAGCGATTTACGAAGCGGTAAACGTTGCAACCGCTCGCTGGGTCGAGTGTACCGATACGAAAAAATTCGAGGAATTTAAACGCAAAAACGAGCAGAACCTCGCATTAGACGGCGGCGATAACTTAACTTATATCGCGCCGACAATGGTGAACTTAAATCTGGCGCAAGAGCGTTATCCGGATGTAAACTTCTTTAAAACACGCGAACATTAA
- a CDS encoding DUF805 domain-containing protein, which translates to MNWFLLVLKKTFNFKDRARRREYGWFYLINILIVITFNILVSVCVAIGLEDLGIGLNSLSYLYQLLTAVTAISLTTRRLHDLGWSGWWQLLPYAVAVMFGIATIFSLEKELGGAIIGTEYALYGSTVFGGIAVIVFSLLLLFKDGQRFSNKYGEDPKAVKNSNEVTNSLTV; encoded by the coding sequence ATGAATTGGTTTTTATTAGTCTTGAAGAAAACGTTTAATTTTAAAGATCGCGCCAGACGTAGAGAATACGGTTGGTTCTATTTAATTAATATTTTGATTGTGATTACGTTCAATATTTTAGTGAGCGTATGTGTCGCTATCGGATTAGAAGATCTCGGTATCGGCTTAAATTCTCTCTCGTATTTATATCAGCTGCTTACCGCCGTTACGGCAATTAGTCTTACCACGCGCCGTTTACACGATTTGGGCTGGTCGGGATGGTGGCAGTTATTGCCCTATGCCGTTGCAGTCATGTTCGGAATTGCGACAATCTTCTCTTTAGAGAAAGAATTGGGCGGTGCAATTATCGGAACGGAGTATGCGCTTTACGGTTCAACCGTTTTCGGCGGCATCGCAGTTATTGTTTTTTCGTTGTTACTTTTATTTAAAGACGGGCAACGCTTTAGCAACAAATATGGCGAAGATCCGAAAGCGGTTAAAAATAGCAATGAAGTTACAAATTCCTTAACCGTATAA
- a CDS encoding ABC transporter permease — protein MLKIIFRRLLQIILVIWSVGTLTFILTRQLSGDMAYRIAASRYGYDQVDSAAADLVRTELGLDQPWWQSYGNWLLDLLQLNLGKSLVTGDSVWSEIAHQFGHTLSLALVALVMAIMIGPILGVLAARKENGFFDRFTLVFSTLFRSVPAFIIAIGLITLFSATLRWLPAGGYGKWQHFVLPAFTLALGLSAVSVRVTRAAMLQVKQSEYYQFARLKGLSKWQTFTRHGIRNIAIPVIAYHAVQLVYLIEGVVVVESLFAWPGSGHALVHAIIARDVPMIQGTSLVMGGLFVLLNMCADMLSTWIDPRITHKRHGE, from the coding sequence ATGCTTAAGATTATTTTCAGACGCCTACTGCAAATTATTTTAGTGATTTGGTCGGTCGGCACGCTTACTTTTATTTTGACACGACAACTCTCCGGCGATATGGCTTATCGTATTGCGGCAAGTCGTTACGGTTATGATCAAGTCGATAGTGCCGCCGCCGATTTAGTTCGTACCGAATTAGGACTAGATCAACCTTGGTGGCAAAGCTACGGCAACTGGCTACTTGATCTTTTACAACTTAATTTAGGTAAATCTTTAGTTACCGGCGATTCGGTTTGGAGTGAAATTGCCCATCAATTCGGGCATACACTTAGTCTTGCTCTGGTTGCGCTCGTTATGGCAATTATGATTGGTCCGATTCTTGGTGTACTTGCCGCTCGCAAAGAAAACGGCTTTTTTGACCGCTTTACCTTGGTATTCAGCACGCTGTTTCGCTCCGTACCGGCATTTATTATCGCTATCGGACTGATTACGCTCTTTTCGGCGACATTACGTTGGCTGCCTGCCGGCGGTTACGGTAAATGGCAACATTTTGTTTTACCGGCTTTTACTTTGGCATTAGGTTTAAGTGCGGTTTCTGTTCGTGTGACACGTGCCGCAATGTTACAGGTAAAACAATCCGAATATTACCAATTTGCGCGCTTAAAGGGGCTTTCAAAATGGCAAACTTTTACCCGCCACGGTATCCGCAATATTGCGATTCCGGTCATTGCTTACCATGCGGTACAGCTGGTTTATCTGATTGAAGGTGTGGTCGTGGTAGAAAGTCTCTTCGCTTGGCCGGGCAGCGGACACGCTTTAGTACACGCCATTATTGCTCGAGATGTGCCGATGATCCAAGGTACATCTCTGGTGATGGGCGGTTTATTCGTACTGTTAAATATGTGCGCAGATATGCTGAGTACGTGGATTGACCCGCGAATTACCCATAAACGTCATGGAGAATAA